One stretch of Euphorbia lathyris chromosome 7, ddEupLath1.1, whole genome shotgun sequence DNA includes these proteins:
- the LOC136201285 gene encoding uncharacterized protein produces the protein MLKTKTFNGANVFMSRNLVPPEVFDALLDALKLNGAEVLLCCDPSRNGPNDYHIISSPDHEKFEDLKAKGCNLLGPQCVLSCAKEHRALPKQGFTCCLAMDGVRVLASGFEIDEKVKIENMVTAMGGQLLTRATLDVSFVVVKNVLAAKYKWALNILKKPAVTVNWLYQCWTEHRVVPQESYKVLPFCGLVICVTRIPADERKEIEKIITQNGGKYSAELTKTCTHLICDAPEGDKYKVARRWGHIHIVTQKWFQQSIARRTCLNEDSYPVQGGSVSSNKTVKTSSLLQHSQDKAAGNSSSVQTPVPAQSYLPSHSCAGFSDSDLEATLSQNMSSMFSDPPVLMKEVLDEMPAAQPSNQTCFDDCVADDSQSEDDLYLSECRISLVGFEACELRKLVNIVRRGGGSRYMSFNDKLTHIVVGAPTEVEKRELRGLAASGVIHVVRSTWLEDCDREKKEIPVVRQHIAYDLLLPKDSMVSNKGAVAGTYGTNQGKISSIKSSSQSDKFLASESFGDVMVSSLEKNVEVKQKINTNGSANVRQSQQNLFSVNDQRKGGKKMQHNSSSQNQKELNVFKGKSFCFSNSFPKDRRAEIVYWVSQGGGKMVEDHAIQNVNFIIECHGVVPRSSMDVTRATCVSSHWVRSCLEGESLLDVCSHIIYSPLPCQIPLPGFENLRFCISQYEEKDRLLLRNLCFILGAKFVEKLTRKVTHLLCKFTEGPKYEAACKWGICSITSEWIYESVRQNKVVAVDGFHPKEVTSQDRGAGTYMVSQACGMISGESSQFISQSQDLRSSVIQTSSRRINSFTEEAQKPIDYSKKARLLETGEEKVLLSSEVRLDDPIGDKKSVGDENSKDNVESSHSVPDVAAAIEDLLEQTSKIHDQQSLGETVCDKNLYSSDPILGEEHGGSPSVIGLPTHWLNRTGEKDKPSNSSRDITKGIYYGFSETQTESQVVVYEEDLSGRQMLIDRVRTRSSLT, from the exons ATGTTGAAGACGAAGACATTCAATGGGGCGAATGTGTTCATGTCGCGGAACTTAGTTCCACCGGAGGTTTTCGACGCTCTTCTTGATGCTCTCAAGCTCAACGGCGCCGAAGTCTTGCTTTGCTGCGATCCTTCCCGAAACGGCCCAAACGATTACCACATCATTTCCTCTCCTGACCAC GAGAAATTCGAGGATCTTAAAGCTAAGGGATGCAATTTGCTAG GTCCTCAGTGTGTGCTTTCATGTGCAAAAGAACATAGGGCACTTCCCAAACAAGGTTTCACTTGTTGCCTTGCAATGGATGGTGTTCGAGTACTTGCCTCTGGATTTGAAATCGATGAAAAG GTTAAAATAGAAAACATGGTAACAGCAATGGGAGGACAGTTGCTCACTAGAGCAACTTTGGATGTTAGTTTTGTTGTTGTAAAGAATGTTTTGGCTGCAAAATACAAG TGGGCCTTAAATATTCTGAAGAAACCAGCTGTTACTGTTAATTGGTTATATCAATGCTGGACTGAGCATCGTGTTGTTCCTCAAGAGTCCTACAAAGTTCTTCCATTTTGTGGATTAGTGATATGTGTTACCAGAATACCTGCAG ATGAGCGGAAGGAGATTGAGAAAATTATTACACAAAATGGTGGGAAATATTCTGCTGAGCTGACAAAAACTTGCACCCATTTGATCTGTGAT GCTCCGGAAGGTGATAAGTACAAGGTTGCTCGAAGGTGGGGCCACATTCATATTGTAACTCAGAAATGGTTTCAACAATCTATTGCTAGAAGAA CATGCCTTAATGAGGACTCCTATCCTGTTCAGGGTGGTTCAGTATCTTCAAATAAGACTGTGAAGACTTCCTCATTACTGCAGCATAGCCAAGACAAAGCTGCTGGAAATTCATCATCCGTCCAAACTCCAGTGCCTGCACAATCCTATTTGCCATCTCATTCTTGTGCTGGGTTTTCTGATTCAGATTTAGAAGCTACTCTCTCACAGAACATGTCTTCTATGTTTTCGGATCCTCCTGTCTTAATGAAAGAGGTGCTTGATGAAATGCCTGCAGCACAACCCAGTAACCAGACATGCTTTGATGATTGTGTTGCCGATGACTCTCAATCTGAAGATGATTTGTACTTGTCAGAGTGTAGGATTTCACTTGTTGGATTTGAAGCTTGTGAATTGCGCAAATTGGTTAATATTGTGCGTAGAGGTGGGGGTTCCCGGTATATGTCTTTCAATGATAAATTGACACATATTGTAGTTGGAGCTCCAACAGAGGT CGAAAAAAGGGAGCTGAGAGGGCTTGCTGCTTCAGGTGTTATTCATGTTGTTAGATCCACCTGGCTTGAAGATTGCGATcgtgaaaagaaagaaatacctGTTGTCAGGCAACATATTGCATATGATTTACTTCTTCCTAAAG ATTCTATGGTCTCCAACAAAGGAGCAGTAGCTGGTACATatggtaccaatcaaggtaaaATCTCCAGTATCAAGTCAAGCTCTCAATCTGACAAGTTTCTGGCAAGTGAAAGCTTTGGTGATGTGATGGTATCATCATTGGAGAAAAATGTAGAAGTGAAACAAAAAATCAACACAAATGGGAGTGCAAATGTGAGACAATCCCAGCAGAACCTGTTTTCAGTTAATGATCAAAGGAAAGGTGGTAAGAAGATGCAACATAATTCCAGCAGTCAAAATCAGAAGGAATTGAATGTGTTCAAGGGGAAAAGTTTTTGCTTTTCTAATTCCTTTCccaaagatagg AGAGCTGAAATTGTTTACTGGGTGAGCCAAGGGGGAGGGAAAATGGTGGAAGATCATGCAATACAGaatgtgaacttcataattgAATGCCATGGTGTGGTACCAAGGTCTAGTATGGATGTTACTAGAGCTACTTGTGTATCTAGTCATTGGGTCCGGTCTTGTTTAGAG GGTGAAAGCTTGCTGGATGTTTGTAGCCATATTATATATTCTCCGCTTCCCTGCCAGATACCTTTGCCTGGTTTTGAGAACTTAAGGTTTTGCATCTCACAGTATGAGGAGAAAGATAGATTACTGTTAAGAAACTTGTGCTTTATTCTGGGAGCTAAATTTGTGGAGAAACTGACTAGAAAGGTTACCCATCTATTATGCAAGTTTACAGAAGGACCAAAATATGAGGCTGCTTGTAAATGGGGCATATGCTCAATCACATCTGAGTGGATATATGAAAGTGTCAGGCAG AATAAAGTTGTCGCGGTTGATGGGTTTCACCCTAAAGAAGTTACTTCTCAAGACCGGGGGGCAGGAACATACATGGTAAGCCAAGCTTGTGGAATGATATCTGGAGAGTCATCTCAATTTATAAGCCAGTCACAGGACCTTAGAAGTTCAGTTATTCAAACTAGTTCTAGAAGAATCAATAGCTTTACAGAAGAGGCCCAAAAGCCTATTGATTACTCTAAAAAGGCGAGGCTCCTTGAAACTGGTGAGGAGAAGGTGTTGCTTTCTTCTGAAGTTCGTTTAGATGATCCAATAGGCGACAAAAAATCCGTTGGAGACGAAAATTCAAAAGATAATGTAGAATCTTCTCATAGTGTTCCTGATGTAGCTGCTGCTATTGAGGACTTATTAGAGCAGACAAGCAAG ATTCATGATCAGCAATCTCTGGGTGAAACAG
- the LOC136235789 gene encoding uncharacterized protein, producing MQKGLIVAVREVIPEAYHRMCARHIYAAWSKRFRGDERKVAFWAVSKSTYMNQLTENTKQLKLLGDGIFEAVAEYPLHTWCNAFFSKDAKCDLVDNNMCETFNGWILDARTKPIISMVDEIRQQIMKRNVSKRKSVDSWKGNISPKAMEKVGKNELQSHDWIIDWNGEEAYEVTLIFNFAKRHTVDLSKRECSCRE from the exons ATGCAAAAG GGATTGATTGTTGCAGTAAGGGAAGTGATACCAGAGGCTTATCATAGAATGTGTGCGAGACACATTTATGCTGCGTGGTCAAAGAGGTTTAGGGGTGATGAGAGGAAAGTGGCTTTTTGGGCAGTGTCAAAAAGTACATACATGAATCAACTGACAGAGAATACAAAACAATTGAAATTATTGGGTGATGGTATTTTTGAGGCAGTTGCAGAGTATCCGTTACACACTTGGTGTAATGCCTTTTTCTCCAAAGATGCCAAGTGTGATCTGGTAGACAACAATATGTGTGAAACATTTAATGGGTGGATTTTGGATGCTAGGACGAAGCCTATCATCAGTATGGTGGATGAGATTAGGCAACAAATTATGAAAAGAAATGTGAGTAAGAGAAAATCAGTTGATAGTTGGAAAGGAAATATCAGCCCCAAAGCAATGGAAAAGGTTGGGAAAAATGAATTGCAATCACATGACTGGATCATTGACTGGAACGGTGAGGAGGCCTATGAGGTGACattaatcttcaattttgcAAAGCGTCATACAGTTGATCTTTCAAAGAGAGAATGCTCATGTAGAGAATAG